Proteins encoded together in one Vitis vinifera cultivar Pinot Noir 40024 chromosome 4, ASM3070453v1 window:
- the LOC100247309 gene encoding uncharacterized protein LOC100247309, which produces MDQGATYRSARFSSYERLGAIGLALLAVVSPLYIDRRPVLDPELDVQPISLVSWLPLLLMVLIFAITLSQYLDRRFSRFDPYWIHRVGGSSVGIIVILMVLALVLKCKASINNQDV; this is translated from the coding sequence ATGGATCAAGGAGCTACATACAGGAGTGCTAGGTTTTCTTCATATGAGAGGCTGGGGGCTATAGGCTTGGCTCTGCTTGCTGTGGTTTCTCCTCTCTACATTGATCGCAGACCCGTGCTTGATCCTGAACTTGATGTGCAGCCTATCAGCCTTGTTTCCTGGCTGCCTCTACTGCTCATGGTCTTGATATTTGCCATCACTTTGTCTCAGTATTTGGACCGGCGCTTCTCCAGGTTTGATCCTTACTGGATTCACAGGGTTGGAGGTTCGTCTGTTGGGATTATtgttattctcatggttcttgcATTGGTTTTGAAGTGTAAAGCTTCTATAAATAACCAGGATGTTTGA
- the LOC100242172 gene encoding ylmG homolog protein 2, chloroplastic: protein MRTVYVALTWKESVRPKIYSQSTRYLLCCFSPQDTPTKVRTQMASPSTESSTERARCAAPNWAANCPLLSSAFLQTSFPPFLRPTKLTLPETSGVPDFIRQFHSSVASATQRCVALLQLFASQNPFLNRLSSLSAHFSQIHCRKQRNLNPLSNQNFAAILPGDSVAGIVVANGILNFLNIYNTLLIVRLVLTWFPNSPPAIVSPLSTLCDPYLNIFRGIIPPLGGTLDLSPILAFLVLNAFTSTAAALPAELPMAGVPQQIPSSHTRLFDLTTTQKKWMRRLCGNRSKSSSSVS, encoded by the exons ATGCGGACTGTTTACGTGGCACTTACGTGGAAGGAAAGCGTACGGCCCAAAATCTATTCCCAATCCACACGTTATCTTCTCTGCTGCTTCTCTCCGCAAGACACACCCACCAAAGTCCGAACCCAGATGGCTTCTCCGTCGACCGAATCCTCCACCGAGCGGGCGAGGTGCGCGGCCCCCAACTGGGCCGCTAACTGCCCACTTCTCTCTTCGGCATTTCTTCAAACATCTTTTCCTCCATTTCTCAGACCGACCAAGCTCACACTCCCAGAAACAAGTGGTGTTCCAGATTTCATTCGCCAGTTCCACAGCTCCGTCGCTTCCGCCACTCAGAGATGCGTCGCGTTGCTTCAACTGTTCGCTTCTCAGAACCCATTTCTCAACAGACTCTCCTCCTTATCTGCCCACTTCAGCCAG ATTCATTGCAGAAAGCAGAGGAATTTGAACCCTTTGTCCAATCAAAACTTTGCTGCCATCTTACCGGGTGATTCAGTGGCGGGGATTGTGGTGGCTAATGGCATCCTCAATTTCTTGAACATCTATAACACCTTGTTGATCGTCAGGCTTGTTTTGACCTGGTTCCCAAACTCTCCTCCTGCCATTGTTAGTCCCCTCAG CACTTTATGCGACCCCTACTTGAACATATTCCGAGGGATTATCCCACCACTTGGAGGGACTTTGGACCTCTCTCCCATACTGGCATTCCTTGTTCTAAATGCCTTCACTAGCACTGCTGCCGCGCTTCCTGCTGAACTTCCAATGGCTGGAGTACCTCAACAAATCCCTTCATCTCATACAAGGTTGTTTGATCTTACAACAACACAGAAGAAATGGATGAGAAGGCTCTGTGGGAATAGATCAAAGAGCTCCAGCAGTGTCAGTTAG
- the LOC100264462 gene encoding copper-transporting ATPase PAA2, chloroplastic, producing MTSDLLRISLYPPRNLCFSYDSKSNVHGFSFSSLPQRRRSQRLWKVSGRRAPNFNFIFSKAIDIRAPVKSTPLTEEQRPRGDSPLLLDVTGMVCGACVARVKSVLSADERVESAVVNMLTETAAVRIRPEVVEETVGESLARRLTECGFPTKERVSGTGVEENVKKWREMGEKKEALLVKSRNRVAVAWTLVALCCGSHASHILHSLGIHVDHGSFWELLHNSYVKGGLALGALLGPGRELLFDGLRAFSKGSPNMNSLVGFGSVAAFGISMVSLFNPGLQWDASFFDEPVMLLGFVLLGRSLEEKARIRASSDMNKLLSLISTRSRLVITSSESDSSTNSILCSDAMCIEVPTDDIRVGDSVLVLPGETIPVDGRVLAGRSVVDESMLTGESLPVFKEEGFVVSAGTINWGGPLRIEASSNGSNSTISKIVSMVEDAQGRAAPIQRLADSIAGPFVYIVMTLSAATFTFWYYLGTHIFPDVLFNDIAGPDGNPLLLSLKLSVDVLVVSCPCALGLATPTAILVGTSLGAKQGLLIRGGDVLERLASVDHVAFDKTGTLTKGKPAVSAVASLAYEEQEILRIAAAVEKTAVHPIAKAIVNKAESLNLTIPITTAQLVEPGFGSLAEVDGRLVAVGSLEWVQDRFQRRTNHSDLMNLENAMMHHLSNEVSLSNHSRTVVYVGREGDGVIGAIAVCDSLRHDANSAVTRLQEKGIKTILLSGDREEAVATIAKTVGIESEFINSSLTPQQKSGVIKSLQTAGHRVAMVGDGINDAPSLALADVGIALQVESQQSAASDAASIILLGNKISQVADALDLAQATMAKVYQNLSWAVAYNVVAVPIAAGVLLPRFDLAMTPSLAGGLMALSSIFVVTNSVLLQLHGSDKNRKS from the exons ATGACTTCGGATCTGCTTCGGATCTCTCTTTATCCTCCTCGGAACCTCTGTTTCAGCTACGATTCAAAGTCTAATGTTCATGGATTCAGCTTCAGTTCTCTTCCACAACGACGCCGTTCGCAGCGTCTCTGGAAAGTCTCCGGTAGAAGAGCgcctaattttaattttattttctcgaAGGCCATTGATATTAGAGCTCCGGTGAAAAGCACGCCTTTGACGGAGGAGCAACGGCCGCGGGGCGACTCGCCGTTGCTTCTCGATGTCACTGGGATGGTGTGCGGAGCCTGCGTTGCGCGAGTCAAATCTGTGCTGTCCGCCGATGAGCGTGTCGAATCGGCGGTGGTCAACATGCTGACGGAGACGGCGGCGGTCCGGATAAGGCCGGAGGTTGTGGAGGAGACCGTGGGGGAGAGCTTAGCGAGGAGATTGACAGAGTGTGGATTTCCGACGAAGGAGAGGGTTTCGGGGACGGGAGTTGAGGAGAATGTAAAGAAGTGGAGGGAGATGGGGGAGAAGAAGGAGGCGTTGCTTGTGAAGAGTCGGAATCGGGTGGCTGTTGCTTGGACTTTGGTGGCGTTGTGCTGTGGATCGCATGCTTCGCACATTTTGCATTCTCTCGGGATTCATGTTGATCATG GGTCATTTTGGGAGCTACTTCATAATTCATATGTGAAAGGTGGATTGGCTTTGGGTGCTCTCCTGGGACCCGGACGAG AGCTACTTTTTGATGGTCTGAGGGCATTCTCAAAGGGATCACCAAATATGAATTCTCTTGTAGGATTTGGATCTGTTGCTGCATTTGGCATAAGTATG GTCTCACTTTTTAACCCCGGGCTTCAATGGGATGCATCATTCTTTGATGAACCG GTCATGCTTCTTGGTTTTGTGCTCCTTGGACGTTCTCTTGAAGAGAAGGCGAGGATCAGGGCATCTAGCGATATGAATAAACTTTTA TCACTGATATCCACTCGGTCACGGCTTGTGATTACTTCCTCAGAAAGTGACTCCTCTACTAATAGTATACTTTGCTCTGATGCAATGTGCATTGAAGTCCCAACTGATGATATTCGAGTTGGGGACTCAGTGTTGGTTTTGCCTGGAGAAACAATACCTGTAGAT GGAAGAGTTCTTGCTGGAAGAAGTGTTGTGGACGAGTCCATGCTTACAGGAGAATCACTTCCTGTATTTAAGGAAGAGGGTTTTGTGGTCTCTGCTGGAACAATAAACTGG GGTGGTCCTTTAAGGATTGAAGCCTCTTCAAACGGCTCCAACTCCACAATATCTAAGATTGTTTCCATG GTTGAGGATGCTCAAGGCCGTGCAGCACCCATACAAAGGCTTGCAGATTCAATTGCTGGACCATTTGTCTATATTGTGATGACTTTATCAGCAGCAACTTTTACCTTTTG GTACTACCTAGGCACACACATCTTTCCAGATGTATTGTTCAATGATATTGCTGGACCAGATGGAAATCCTTTGCTTTTGAGCTTGAAACTTTCTGTGGATGTTTTG GTGGTCTCCTGTCCATGCGCACTGGGGCTTGCCACACCTACTGCAATCTTAGTTGGCACCTCTCTTG GAGCTAAACAAGGACTTCTTATAAGAGGAGGAGACGTACTAGAACGTTTGGCCAGTGTTGACCATGTGGCTTTTGACAAG ACTGGAACTCTTACAAAAGGAAAACCAGCTGTTTCTGCTGTGGCATCTTTGGCTTATGAAGAACAAGAAATTCTCCGCATTGCTGCTGCTGTGGAGAAAACAGCAGTGCATCCAATTGCAAAGGCTATTGTAAATAAAGCAGAATCGTTGAATTTGACCATCCCAATCACAACAGCGCAATTAGTAGAACCAGGTTTCGGCTCCTTGGCAGAAGTAGATGGGCGTTTGGTCGCTGTGGGTTCATTGGAATGGGTTCAAGATCGTTTTCAAAGGAGAACAAACCACTCTGATCTAATGAATTTAGAAAATGCCATGAtgcatcatttatcaaatgaagTATCTTTGTCAAACCATTCCCGAACGGTTGTTTATGTTGGACGTGAAGGAGACGGTGTGATTGGTGCTATTGCAGTATGTGACAGTTTACGCCATGACGCCAACTCTGCTGTAACCAG GCTTCAGGAGAAAGGAATCAAAACCATCCTCTTGTCAGGGGACAGGGAAGAGGCAGTTGCAACTATAGCAAAGACTGTTGGAATAGAAAGTGAATTTATAAATTCATCCTTGACTCCTCAGCAGAAATCTGGTGTCATAAAATCTCTCCAAACTGCAGGACATCGTGTTGCAATG GTAGGTGATGGCATAAATGATGCACCCTCTTTAGCTCTTGCCGATGTTGGGATAGCTTTGCAAGTTGAATCACAGCAAAGCGCAGCATCTGATGCAGCATCCATTATACTTCTTGGAAATAAAATCTCACAA GTGGCAGATGCATTAGATCTCGCACAAGCCACAATGGCAAAAGTCTATCAAAATTTGTCATGGGCAGTCGCATATAATGTGGTCGCAGTCCCCATTGCTGCCGGGGTACTACTTCCCCGTTTTGATCTTGCCATGACGCCTTCCCTTGCAG GTGGGTTGATGGCTCTGAGCTCAATATTCGTAGTGACCAACTCGGTGCTTCTGCAGCTTCATGGGTCTGACAAGAACAGGAAAAGCTAG
- the LOC100259283 gene encoding LRR receptor-like serine/threonine-protein kinase ERECTA, translating to MRWFARSSMAFRFGFVLLCFLLCLAFGSVVSDDGATLLEIKKSFRDVDNVLYDWTDSPSSDYCVWRGVSCDNVTFNVIALNLSGLNLDGEISPAIGDLKGLLSVDLRGNRLSGQIPDEIGDCSSMSSLDLSFNELYGDIPFSISKLKQLEQLVLKNNQLIGPIPSTLSQIPNLKILDLAQNRLSGEIPRLIYWNEVLQYLGLRGNNLVGTLSPDMCQLTGLWYFDVRNNSLTGTIPQNIGNCTAFQVLDLSYNRLTGEIPFNIGFLQVATLSLQGNQLSGQIPSVIGLMQALAVLDLSCNMLSGPIPPILGNLTYTEKLYLHGNKLAGSIPPELGNMTKLHYLELNDNHLTGSIPSELGKLTDLFDLNVANNHLEGPIPDNLSSCTNLNSLNVHGNKLNGTIPPAFEKLESMTYLNLSSNNLRGSIPIELSRIGNLDTLDISNNRITGSIPSSLGDLEHLLKLNLSRNHLTGCIPAEFGNLRSVMEIDLSNNHLSGVIPQELGQLQNMFFLRVENNNLSGDVTSLINCLSLTVLNVSYNNLGGDIPTSNNFSRFSPDSFIGNPGLCGYWLSSPCHQAHPTERVAISKAAILGIALGALVILLMILVAACRPHNPIPFPDGSLDKPVTYSTPKLVILHMNMALHVYEDIMRMTENLSEKYIIGYGASSTVYKCVLKNCKPVAIKRLYSHNTQYLKEFETELETVGSIKHRNLVCLQGYSLSPSGNLLFYDYMENGSLWDLLHGPTKKKKLDWETRLQIALGAAQGLAYLHHDCSPRIIHRDVKSSNILLDKDFEAHLTDFGIAKVLCSSKSHTSTYIMGTIGYIDPEYARTSRLTEKSDVYSYGIVLLELLTGRKAVDNESNLHHLILSKTTNNAVMETVDPDITATCKDLGAVKKVFQLALLCTKKQPSDRPTMHEVTRVLGSLVPATAPKQIALTTTPPAPLPSTKVPCYMDEYANLKTPHMVNCSSMSTSDAQLFLKFGEVISQTVSDEAVQ from the exons ATGAGGTGGTTTGCGAGGTCATCGATGGCATTTCGCTTTGGGTTCGTTCTTCTGTGCTTTCTCCTCTGTTTGGCGTTCGGTTCTGTGGTTTCCGACGACG GGGCGACACTGTTGGAGATAAAGAAGTCATTTAGGGATGTTGACAATGTTCTATATGACTGGACTGATTCACCATCTTCAGACTACTGTGTTTGGAGAGGTGTATCTTGTGATAATGTTACCTTCAATGTTATTGCACT TAATCTCTCAGGGTTGAATCTTGATGGGGAAATCTCACCTGCAATAGGAGATCTCAAGGGGCTACTCTCTGT TGATCTGAGGGGGAATCGGCTCTCCGGGCAAATCCCAGATGAGATCGGTGACTGTTCTTCGATGAGCAGCCT GGATTTGTCGTTCAATGAGCTGTATGGGGATATACCATTTTCCATTTCAAAGTTGAAACAACTAGAACAACT AGTTTTGAAGAATAATCAGCTGATTGGACCAATTCCTTCAACATTGTCCCAAATTccaaacttgaaaatttt GGATCTGGCACAGAATAGATTGAGTGGAGAAATACCCAGGCTTATATACTGGAATGAAGTTTTGCAGTATCT TGGGCTGCGAGGAAACAATTTGGTTGGTACTTTGTCTCCTGATATGTGCCAGTTGACTGGGTTGTGGTATTT TGATGTAAGAAACAACAGTTTGACTGGCACCATTCCACAGAATATTGGCAACTGTACTGCCTTCCAGGTCTT GGACTTGTCCTACAACCGGCTAACAGGAGAGATTCCTTTCAATATTGGGTTCCTGCAAGTAGCTACATT ATCCTTGCAAGGTAACCAGCTTTCAGGGCAAATCCCATCAGTGATTGGTCTCATGCAGGCTCTTGCTGTCTT AGATCTAAGCTGCAACATGTTAAGCGGACCCATCCCTCCTATTCTGGGAAACTTAACTTATACCGAGAAACT GTATTTGCATGGTAACAAGTTGGCCGGATCAATCCCCCCAGAGCTCGGGAATATGACAAAACTCCACTACTT GGAATTGAATGATAATCATCTCACAGGGTCTATTCCATCAGAACTTGGGAAGCTGACCGACTTGTTTGACCT AAATGTTGCTAACAACCATCTTGAAGGGCCTATACCTGATAATCTTAGTTCATGTACAAACCTCAACAGCCT CAATGTGCATGGGAACAAATTGAATGGAACTATACCACCTGCATTTGAGAAGCTGGAGAGTATGACATATTT AAATCTCTCCTCCAACAATCTTCGAGGCTCCATTCCTATTGAGTTATCTCGGATTGGTAACTTGGACACCTT GGACATTTCAAATAACAGGATTACTGGCtccattccttcttcccttgGAGACTTGGAGCATCTTCTAAAACT GAATTTAAGCAGGAACCACTTAACTGGATGTATTCCAGCCGAGTTTGGTAATCTAAGGAGTGTTATGGAGAT AGATCTTTCAAATAATCATCTATCAGGAGTGATTCCTCAAGAACTTGGTCAACTTCAGAACATGTTCTTCCT GAGGGTTGAAAACAACAATTTATCAGGGGATGTGACATCACTGATCAACTGCCTCAGTCTTACTGTCCT GAATGTGTCTTATAACAACCTCGGTGGTGATATTCCTACAAGCAATAACTTCTCAAGATTCTCACCAGACAG TTTCATTGGAAATCCTGGTCTTTGTGGTTATTGGCTTAGTTCTCCATGTCATCAGGCTCATCCAACAGAGCGAG TCGCAATATCTAAAGCAGCTATTCTAGGGATTGCTCTGGGTGCCCTTGTGATTCTTCTCATGATCTTAGTGGCAGCATGTCGGCCACACAATCCAATTCCTTTTCCAGATGGATCACTTGACAAACCAG TTACATACTCAACACCGAAGCTGGTGATCCTTCACATGAATATGGCACTGCATGTGTACGAGGATATCATGAGAATGACGGAAAACTTGAGTGAGAAGTATATAATTGGTTATGGTGCCTCAAGTACAGTGTACAAATGCGTTCTTAAAAACTGCAAGCCAGTGGCTATCAAGAGACTCTACTCTCACAACACACAGTACCTAAAGGAATTCGAGACGGAGCTTGAGACTGTTGGAAGCATCAAACATAGGAATCTGGTCTGTCTACAAGGATATTCCCTGTCCCCTTCTGGGAACCTACTCTTCTATGACTACATGGAAAATGGCAGTCTCTGGGATCTACTTCATG GCCctacaaagaagaaaaagcttGATTGGGAAACTCGTCTTCAGATTGCACTTGGAGCAGCTCAAGGGCTTGCTTACCTTCACCATGATTGTAGCCCTCGAATAATTCACAGGGATGTCAAGTCATCAAATATTTTGTTGGACAAGGATTTTGAGGCTCATCTCACTGACTTTGGCATTGCCAAGGTTTTATGCTCATCAAAGTCTCATACTTCTACTTACATTATGGGCACCATTGGTTATATAGACCCTGAGTATGCCCGTACTTCACGTCTCACGGAAAAGTCTGATGTCTACAGCTATGGAATTGTTCTACTTGAGCTGCTGACTGGAAGGAAAGCAGTAGACAATGAATCCAATCTCCATCATCTG ATCTTATCCAAAACAACCAACAATGCTGTGATGGAGACTGTTGATCCTGATATCACTGCCACTTGTAAAGATCTTGGAGCGGTAAAGAAAGTGTTTCAGCTGGCCCTTCTATGCACCAAGAAGCAG